The following proteins come from a genomic window of Rutidosis leptorrhynchoides isolate AG116_Rl617_1_P2 chromosome 10, CSIRO_AGI_Rlap_v1, whole genome shotgun sequence:
- the LOC139872625 gene encoding uncharacterized protein — protein MNPTRLAFIRSTLCRHFGFFLIALGRKGFSNRRCESIKVSCSTIIEIKERNKKIMVENKAKKVKVVWKQKVSWKGGNLAKAGKKPKLRGNLIMFYFDLGLVF, from the exons ATGAATCCTACAAGGCTGGCTTTTATTCGGTCAACTCTTTGCAGACATTTTGG GTTCTTTCTAATCGCTCTTGGTCGTAAGGGGTTCTCGAATAGAAGATGCGAGTCTATTAAAGTAAGTTGCAGTACAATCAT TGAAATTAAGGAAAGGAATAAGAAAATCATGGTTGAAAATAAAGCAAAGAAAGTTAAGGTAGTATGGAAACAAAAAGTCTCATGGAAGGGTGGTAACCTAGCTAAGGCTGGAAAGAAACCTAAGCTCAGAGGTAACTTGATAATGTTCTATTTTGATTTGGGTTTGGTCTTCTGA